The genomic interval TCGACGCCGACTTCGTCCCCCCCGCGGGCTTCCTCCGGGCCGCCGTCCACTTCTTCACCGACCCGGGCATCGGCATGGTGCAGGCGCGCTGGGGGCACCTCAACCGCGACGAGTCGGCGCTGACCGCGGCGCAGGCGATCCTGCTCGACGGCCACTTCGTGGTCGAGCACACCGCCCGCAACCGCTCGGGGGTGTTCATGCACTTCAACGGCACCGCCGGCCTGTGGCGGCGCCGCTGCATCGACGACGCCGGGGGCTGGTCGCACGACACGCTGACCGAGGACGTGGACCTCTCGTACCGGGCGCAGCTGCGGGGCTGGCGGTTCCTCTTCCTCCCGCGCCTGGTGTGCCCGGCGGAGCTACCGCGGGAGATGAACGCGTTCAAAACGCAGCAGCACCGCTGGACCAAGGGCAGCGTGCAGACGGCGATGAAGCTGCTGCCGCTGGTGTTCCGGTCGGACCAGCCGCTGAAGGTGAAGGCCGAGGCGGCGGCTCACCTGCTCAGCCCGGCGACGTACCTGGCGGTGATCGGCTTCACCGCCCTGTGCTACCCCGCCATCGTCATGAACCTGCGGTACACGCCCGCCGGCGCCTTCTGGGGCCTGGGCGTCGGCGTGCTGCTGCTGTGCCTGGGCACGATCTCCGCGGCGACCTTCTACGTGGTGAGCCAGGCCGCCCTCGGCCGCTCGGCGTGGAAGACGATGCTGCGGGTGCCCTTGCTCATGGCCCTCGCGGTGGGCATCGCGGTGTCCAACGCGGCGGCGGTGCTGGAGGCGCTGGTCGGTCACCGCAGCGGCTTCGTGCGGACGCCCAAGCTGGGCGGGGCGGAGGCGGGAACCGAGGCGGATTCGGGGCCGGGCCCGACGCCGCGGGTGCGGGTGTCTCCGGCGAAGGCGGTGGTGATCGCGGCGGAGCTGGGCATGGGGCTGCTGATGCTCGAGGCCGCGCGGCGGGGGCTGATGTCCGGCGCGACCGCCATCAGCACGCCCTTCCTGCTGCTCTTCGCGTGCGGCTACCTCTACGTGGGCTCCGCCTCCTTGTGGGGCCTGCGGCCGCGGACCGCGCGGGCAAACGCCGGCGAGGCCGCGCGGTCCGCGGGGACGGAGCGCGCGGCCCGGCGAGAAGCGCCCCCCGGCGAGGCCAAGATCGCGATCGGCCGCGAGGCCGTGGCTTCCTGAAGCGGGCGGCGCGGGCCCTTTAGGCTCCCGCCGTGCGGCGCCTGCTCGACACCTGCATCCACGCCGCCGAGGCGCGGCCCCGCGGGGCCGTGCTCGTCGGCGTGCTCGTGATGCTGCTGGGCGCCGGCTCGGCGTTGACGCTGCGGCCGGGCACGGCGGTGGAGGACATGCTGCCGGCCGCCTCGCCTTCGGCCGAGGCGCTGGGCCGGGTGCTGCAGGACTTCCGACTCATCGACGACCTCGTGCTCGTCGTCGACCCACCGGCGGGCGCCCAGGAAGCCGACGTCGCGGCCCAGACGCGCCGGCTGGCCGACCGTCTCCGGGTCCGGCTGGCCGGGGACAGGAGCATCGGCGGCGTGCGGGCGTCCGCCGGGCAAGCCGACGGGGCGGGCGTGGCGGGGATGGCGCAGCTGCACGCGTACGCGGCGGCGTACGCCCCCTGGCTGCTCGACGGAGCCGGCCGCGAGCGGCTGCGGGCGGCGCTGGAGCCGGCCGCGATGCGGGCCTCGCTGGAGCGCCTGCGGCGCTCGCTGGGCGCAGCCGGCAGCGAGTCCGCGGCCGGGGCGGGGCCGACCGCGGCCGATCCGCTGGGGCTGGTCGCGACGCTGCTCGACCCCGGGAGCGAC from Phycisphaera mikurensis NBRC 102666 carries:
- a CDS encoding glycosyltransferase, translating into MLVATAALLAAAAPPAWAEPPAAEAVFQDGGGLRLAVTVAYVLLLAALCAFGGHRFLMVRLFLRHRRDRIRPARRYADEELPAVTVQLPLFNEGAVAARVIDAAAALDYPRLQVQVLDDSNDGSERIGAERAAFWRGRGVDVVHAHRADRSGYKAGALAAGLQTATGELVAIFDADFVPPAGFLRAAVHFFTDPGIGMVQARWGHLNRDESALTAAQAILLDGHFVVEHTARNRSGVFMHFNGTAGLWRRRCIDDAGGWSHDTLTEDVDLSYRAQLRGWRFLFLPRLVCPAELPREMNAFKTQQHRWTKGSVQTAMKLLPLVFRSDQPLKVKAEAAAHLLSPATYLAVIGFTALCYPAIVMNLRYTPAGAFWGLGVGVLLLCLGTISAATFYVVSQAALGRSAWKTMLRVPLLMALAVGIAVSNAAAVLEALVGHRSGFVRTPKLGGAEAGTEADSGPGPTPRVRVSPAKAVVIAAELGMGLLMLEAARRGLMSGATAISTPFLLLFACGYLYVGSASLWGLRPRTARANAGEAARSAGTERAARREAPPGEAKIAIGREAVAS